Proteins from a genomic interval of Leifsonia shinshuensis:
- a CDS encoding MFS transporter, which translates to MARTGIFSKDHPHYRWVALSNTTLGMLMATINSSIVIISLPAIFTGVKLNPLEPGNVSYLLWMLMGYMLVTAVLVVMFGRMGDQYGRVRIYNLGFVIFTVAAIALCLDPFSGGPGAMWLIAWRFVQGVGGAMLFANSTAILTDAFPANKRGFALGLNQVAAIAGSFIGLILGGVLAEIDWRAVFFVSVPFGIIGTIWSYKSLHEVGQKNPGRIDWLGNVTFAIGLIALLTGITYGIQPYGGSSQGWGNPWVLGAIIGGILLLIAFVVIELKVPSPMFDMRLFKIRAFSSGIFAGFLAAIGRGGLQFMLIIWLQGIWLPLHGYSYESTPLWAGIYMLPITIGFLIAGPISGALSDRFGSRAFATVGLVLVAATFVGLLLIPVNFEYWQFALLTGLNGIGSGLFSSPNRTAIMNSVPANERGSASGMAGVALNAGSSLSIGIFFSLMIAGLSVALPTALTTGLTSHGVPQNVAAQIGATPPVGSLFAAFLGYNPIASLLGPTGLLQSPHVDAATLTGKEFFPQLISGPFHDGLVVVFIAAAVMSIIGAIASFLGGSKYVHEEAVAAARPALVEGEEVGAGRA; encoded by the coding sequence TTGGCCCGCACCGGCATCTTCAGCAAGGATCACCCGCACTATCGCTGGGTGGCGCTCTCCAACACCACCCTCGGCATGCTCATGGCGACGATCAACTCCTCGATCGTCATCATCTCGCTGCCCGCCATCTTCACCGGCGTCAAGCTGAACCCGCTCGAGCCGGGCAACGTCTCGTACCTGCTCTGGATGCTGATGGGCTACATGCTCGTCACCGCCGTCCTCGTCGTGATGTTCGGGCGCATGGGCGACCAGTACGGCCGGGTGCGGATCTACAACCTCGGCTTCGTGATCTTCACGGTCGCGGCCATCGCGCTCTGCCTCGACCCGTTCTCGGGCGGACCCGGCGCCATGTGGCTGATCGCGTGGCGGTTCGTCCAGGGCGTCGGCGGCGCCATGCTGTTCGCCAACTCGACCGCGATCCTGACCGACGCGTTCCCGGCCAACAAGCGCGGGTTCGCACTCGGCCTCAACCAGGTCGCCGCGATCGCCGGCTCCTTCATCGGCCTCATCCTCGGCGGCGTGCTCGCCGAGATCGACTGGCGCGCGGTGTTCTTCGTGTCCGTCCCGTTCGGGATCATCGGCACCATCTGGTCGTACAAGTCGCTGCACGAGGTCGGCCAGAAGAACCCCGGCAGGATCGACTGGCTCGGCAACGTCACCTTCGCGATCGGCCTGATCGCCCTCCTCACCGGCATCACCTACGGCATCCAGCCGTACGGCGGCAGCTCGCAGGGCTGGGGCAACCCGTGGGTGCTCGGCGCGATCATCGGCGGCATCCTGCTGCTGATCGCGTTCGTGGTCATCGAACTGAAGGTGCCGTCGCCGATGTTCGACATGCGGCTATTCAAGATCCGCGCGTTCTCGTCGGGCATCTTCGCGGGCTTCCTCGCGGCGATCGGGCGAGGCGGTCTCCAGTTCATGCTCATCATCTGGCTGCAGGGGATCTGGCTGCCGCTGCACGGCTACAGCTACGAGTCCACGCCGCTCTGGGCCGGCATCTACATGCTCCCGATCACCATCGGCTTCCTCATCGCCGGGCCGATCTCCGGCGCGCTGTCCGACCGGTTCGGGTCGCGGGCGTTCGCGACCGTCGGACTCGTGCTGGTCGCGGCGACCTTCGTCGGCCTGCTGCTCATCCCGGTGAACTTCGAGTACTGGCAGTTCGCACTGCTGACCGGCCTGAACGGCATCGGCTCCGGCCTGTTCTCGTCGCCGAACCGCACGGCGATCATGAACAGCGTGCCGGCGAACGAGCGCGGCTCGGCCTCCGGGATGGCGGGCGTCGCCCTCAACGCGGGAAGCTCGCTCTCCATCGGCATCTTCTTCTCGCTGATGATCGCGGGCCTCTCGGTCGCGCTGCCGACGGCGCTGACCACCGGGCTCACCTCGCACGGCGTGCCGCAGAACGTGGCGGCGCAGATCGGCGCGACCCCGCCGGTCGGCAGCCTGTTCGCGGCGTTCCTCGGCTACAACCCGATCGCGAGCCTGCTCGGGCCGACCGGCCTGCTGCAGTCCCCGCACGTGGACGCGGCGACGCTGACGGGCAAGGAGTTCTTCCCGCAGCTCATCTCCGGACCGTTCCACGACGGCCTGGTGGTGGTGTTCATCGCCGCCGCGGTCATGTCGATCATCGGCGCGATCGCCTCGTTCCTCGGCGGATCGAAGTATGTTCATGAGGAGGCCGTCGCAGCCGCGCGGCCGGCCCTTGTGGAAGGCGAGGAAGTCGGTGCAGGGCGAGCGTGA
- a CDS encoding MarR family transcriptional regulator — translation MQGERDHSGRPTTGDDDVPGRLALAVGRLNRRIRSATGGLSHGQLSALSTIVRRGPLRPSEIAAIEIVAAPTITRVVSDLEARGLVERSPDPADGRSFFVSGTQAGNDLLLAARSDRARAVAAILAELSPEDLAAVQAALPALEQAAQTHPAVET, via the coding sequence GTGCAGGGCGAGCGTGACCATTCCGGACGGCCGACGACCGGTGACGACGATGTCCCCGGCCGCCTGGCCCTGGCCGTCGGGCGGCTGAACCGCCGCATCCGCTCGGCAACGGGAGGCCTCAGCCACGGCCAGCTCTCGGCGCTCTCCACGATCGTGCGCCGCGGGCCGCTGCGGCCGAGCGAGATCGCCGCGATCGAGATCGTGGCGGCGCCGACGATCACCCGCGTGGTCTCCGACCTGGAGGCGCGAGGACTCGTCGAGCGCAGCCCCGACCCGGCGGACGGCCGCTCGTTCTTCGTCTCCGGCACGCAGGCCGGCAACGACCTGCTGCTCGCGGCCCGCTCGGACCGCGCGCGCGCCGTGGCCGCGATCCTCGCCGAACTGTCCCCCGAGGACCTGGCGGCCGTCCAGGCGGCCCTCCCCGCCCTCGAGCAGGCCGCCCAAACCCACCCCGCCGTCGAGACGTGA
- a CDS encoding EamA family transporter, which produces MPAAILGLLSALVYGSADFVGGVAARAIGPLRTTALGAVGGLALLLLALPFVGGVWSASAVGWGAVSGAVGSLAVALLYACLAIGPMSILSPLTALVSALVPMVWGLVGGDRFAPIGYVALGLALVAVVLVGFVPERGAVRPSARALGMAVAAGALIGVFLILLDQTPADSGLVPLVANRTVNAAIMWTIVGVLALRGATRRLPRRGALLALGSGLLDASANVLILLGLRAGDLTTMSVLVALYPAGTIVLAAVVLRERIAPVQWVGLVLAVVAAALLAVA; this is translated from the coding sequence ATGCCGGCCGCGATCCTCGGCCTGCTCAGCGCTCTCGTCTACGGCTCGGCCGACTTCGTCGGAGGTGTCGCCGCGCGCGCGATCGGGCCGCTGCGCACCACCGCGCTCGGCGCCGTCGGCGGCCTGGCCCTGCTGCTGCTGGCGCTGCCGTTCGTCGGCGGCGTGTGGTCCGCCTCGGCGGTCGGCTGGGGCGCGGTCTCCGGAGCGGTGGGCTCCCTCGCGGTCGCGCTGCTCTACGCGTGCCTCGCCATCGGCCCGATGAGCATCCTGTCCCCGCTGACCGCGCTCGTCTCGGCGCTCGTGCCGATGGTCTGGGGACTCGTCGGCGGCGACCGGTTCGCCCCCATCGGCTACGTCGCGCTCGGACTGGCGCTGGTCGCCGTCGTCCTGGTCGGCTTCGTGCCGGAGCGCGGGGCGGTCCGGCCCAGCGCGCGGGCGCTCGGGATGGCGGTCGCCGCCGGCGCGCTCATCGGCGTCTTCCTCATCCTCCTGGACCAGACGCCCGCCGACTCCGGGCTCGTCCCCCTGGTCGCGAACCGCACCGTCAACGCGGCGATCATGTGGACGATCGTCGGCGTCCTGGCGCTCCGCGGCGCGACCAGGCGGCTCCCCCGCCGGGGCGCCCTGCTCGCGCTCGGCTCCGGCCTCCTGGACGCCTCGGCCAACGTGCTCATCCTGCTCGGCCTGCGGGCGGGCGACCTCACGACGATGTCGGTGCTCGTGGCGCTGTATCCCGCGGGCACGATCGTGCTGGCGGCGGTCGTCCTCCGGGAGCGGATCGCCCCCGTGCAGTGGGTCGGGCTCGTCCTCGCGGTGGTCGCCGCCGCCCTCCTCGCCGTCGCCTGA
- the recQ gene encoding DNA helicase RecQ: MSWNTWEPDDREAPPFDEPPFDVEPPLPDFGEDPYADVPLPDGPSAAPSDGPSAAAPRTPRATPPRFASPAEALRTVFGYDSFRGQQAAIIDRVVAGGDAVVLMPTGGGKSLCYQIPSLVREGTGVVVSPLIALMQDQVDALTAVGVRAAFLNSTQDAGQRAAVERDYLAGELDILYVAPERLSSEATKRFLERGRVALFAIDEAHCVSQWGHDFRPDYLALSELADRWPDVPRIALTATATEATHRELTERLRLQDAEHFVSDFDRPNIQYRIVPKVEVRKQLLDFITGEHPGEAGIVYALSRNSVERTAEFLSGRGLTALPYHAGLDAQTRARTQARFLREDGVIVVATIAFGMGIDKPDVRFVAHIDLPKSVEGYYQETGRAGRDGLPSTTWLAYGLQDVVQQRRMIDESPGDLAHRRRLTQHLDAMLALCETVQCRRVNLLNYFGQRATPCGNCDTCLTPPETWDGTVPAQKLLSTVVRLQRERNQRFGAGHLIDILRAKRTPRVEQYGHDRLSTWGIGEDLGESQWRGVVRQLIAQELLKPEGEYGVLTLTPASAEVLSGGREVVLRREPERAARSSRGGRSVAAADLAPADAGLFEALRAWRAGEAKTQGVPAYIVFGDATLRAVAAARPTSLAELDGISGIGAKKKETYGEALLEVVAGEG; this comes from the coding sequence ATGAGCTGGAACACGTGGGAGCCCGACGACCGGGAGGCGCCGCCCTTCGACGAGCCGCCGTTCGACGTCGAGCCCCCGCTGCCGGACTTCGGCGAGGATCCGTACGCGGACGTGCCGCTCCCCGATGGGCCGTCGGCGGCTCCCTCGGACGGTCCGTCCGCCGCCGCACCGCGGACCCCGCGGGCGACCCCGCCCCGGTTCGCCTCGCCCGCCGAGGCGCTGCGCACGGTGTTCGGCTACGACTCCTTCCGCGGGCAGCAGGCCGCCATCATCGACCGCGTCGTCGCGGGCGGCGACGCCGTCGTGCTGATGCCGACCGGCGGCGGCAAGTCGCTCTGCTACCAGATCCCATCGCTGGTCCGTGAGGGCACCGGCGTCGTCGTCTCCCCGCTCATCGCCCTCATGCAGGACCAGGTCGACGCCCTCACCGCCGTCGGCGTGCGCGCGGCCTTCCTCAACTCCACGCAGGACGCCGGCCAGCGCGCCGCGGTCGAGCGCGACTACCTCGCCGGCGAGCTCGACATCCTCTACGTCGCCCCGGAGCGGCTGTCGAGCGAGGCCACCAAGCGCTTCCTGGAGCGCGGCCGCGTCGCGCTGTTCGCGATCGACGAGGCGCACTGCGTCTCGCAGTGGGGCCACGACTTCCGCCCGGACTACCTGGCCCTCTCCGAGCTGGCGGACCGCTGGCCCGACGTGCCGCGCATCGCGCTCACCGCGACGGCGACCGAGGCGACCCACCGCGAGCTCACCGAGCGGCTGCGCCTGCAGGACGCCGAGCACTTCGTCTCCGACTTCGACCGGCCCAACATCCAGTACCGGATCGTGCCGAAGGTGGAGGTCCGCAAGCAGCTCCTCGACTTCATCACCGGCGAGCACCCGGGCGAGGCCGGCATCGTCTACGCGCTCTCCCGCAACTCGGTGGAGCGCACGGCCGAATTCCTGTCCGGCCGCGGTCTCACCGCCCTCCCCTATCACGCGGGTCTCGACGCCCAGACGCGGGCACGCACCCAGGCGCGCTTCCTGCGCGAGGACGGCGTGATCGTCGTCGCGACCATCGCCTTCGGCATGGGCATCGACAAGCCGGACGTGCGGTTCGTCGCCCACATCGACCTCCCCAAGTCGGTCGAGGGCTACTACCAAGAGACCGGCCGCGCGGGCCGCGACGGCCTCCCGTCGACCACCTGGCTGGCGTACGGGCTGCAGGACGTCGTTCAGCAGCGCCGCATGATCGACGAGTCGCCCGGCGACCTCGCGCACCGCCGCCGCCTCACCCAGCACCTGGACGCCATGCTCGCGCTGTGCGAGACCGTGCAGTGCCGCCGGGTGAACCTGCTCAACTACTTCGGCCAGCGCGCGACGCCCTGCGGCAACTGCGACACCTGCCTCACCCCGCCGGAGACCTGGGACGGCACCGTCCCCGCCCAGAAGCTCCTCTCCACGGTCGTCCGCCTGCAGCGCGAGCGCAACCAGCGCTTCGGCGCCGGCCACCTCATCGACATCCTCCGCGCCAAGCGCACCCCGCGCGTCGAGCAGTACGGCCACGACCGGCTGTCCACCTGGGGCATCGGGGAGGACCTCGGCGAGAGCCAGTGGCGCGGCGTCGTCCGCCAGCTCATCGCGCAGGAGCTGCTGAAGCCCGAGGGCGAGTACGGCGTGCTCACCCTGACGCCCGCGAGCGCCGAGGTGCTGTCCGGGGGCAGGGAGGTCGTCCTGCGCCGCGAGCCCGAGCGGGCGGCGCGCTCCTCCCGCGGCGGCCGTTCCGTCGCCGCGGCCGACCTCGCGCCGGCCGACGCCGGCCTGTTCGAGGCGCTGCGCGCGTGGCGCGCGGGCGAGGCGAAGACGCAGGGCGTCCCGGCCTACATCGTCTTCGGCGACGCCACCCTCCGCGCGGTCGCCGCCGCCCGCCCGACATCGCTGGCCGAACTCGACGGCATCAGCGGCATCGGCGCGAAGAAGAAGGAGACCTACGGGGAGGCACTGCTGGAGGTGGTGGCGGGGGAGGGGTAG
- a CDS encoding amino acid permease — MSTPQHDPADDLENRREHLGDLSQAVQDFSSEQEGYHKALSSRQLQMIAIGGAIGTGLFLGAGGRLQQGGPLLVLVYAVCGFFAFLVLRALGELVLHRPSSGSFVSYAREFYGEKMAYVAGWMYFLNWAMTAIVDSTAVALYVKYWQLFSSVPQWLLALIALVVVVSLNLISVKVFGEMEFWFAIIKVGALVAFLVVGIVVLSAGWPTDQGPTGLAMLAQNGWLLPHGVATIGMAIVLVQGVVFAYAGVELVGIAAGETENPEKIMPRAINSVVFRIAVFYCGSVLLLALLLPASVYSGSESPFVTFFSHLGGPQLSAIVGSVMNFVVLTAALSSLNAGMYSTGRILHSMAQTGAAPAFTARMNARGVPYGGILLTACIGVLGVFLNLIVPAEAFNIVLNVASLGIVTSWAMIILCQMQLRRWALQGKLARPSFRLFGAPFTAYLTLAFLATVIVLMAFDYPTGTYTVASLVIIIPLLILGWYAQRSRILAIAQSREGYTGAHPVIAARRPRQPRNER, encoded by the coding sequence ATGAGCACACCACAGCACGACCCCGCCGACGATCTGGAGAACCGCCGCGAGCACCTGGGCGACCTCTCGCAGGCGGTGCAGGACTTCTCCAGCGAGCAGGAGGGCTACCACAAGGCACTGTCGTCGCGGCAGCTCCAGATGATCGCCATCGGCGGCGCGATCGGCACCGGCCTCTTCCTCGGCGCGGGCGGCCGGCTCCAGCAGGGCGGCCCGCTCCTCGTGCTCGTCTACGCCGTCTGCGGGTTCTTCGCCTTCCTGGTGCTGCGCGCGCTCGGCGAGCTCGTGCTGCACCGGCCGTCGTCGGGGTCCTTCGTCTCGTATGCGCGCGAGTTCTACGGCGAGAAGATGGCCTACGTCGCCGGCTGGATGTACTTCCTCAACTGGGCGATGACCGCGATCGTGGACTCCACCGCGGTCGCGCTCTACGTGAAGTACTGGCAGCTGTTCTCCTCGGTCCCGCAGTGGCTGCTCGCGCTGATCGCGCTGGTGGTGGTCGTGAGCCTCAACCTGATCTCGGTGAAGGTGTTCGGCGAGATGGAGTTCTGGTTCGCGATCATCAAGGTGGGCGCCCTGGTGGCGTTCCTCGTCGTCGGCATCGTCGTGCTCTCGGCCGGCTGGCCGACCGATCAGGGTCCGACCGGGCTCGCGATGCTCGCGCAGAACGGCTGGCTGCTCCCGCACGGCGTCGCCACGATCGGGATGGCGATCGTGCTCGTGCAGGGCGTGGTCTTCGCCTACGCGGGCGTCGAGCTGGTCGGTATCGCGGCCGGCGAGACCGAGAACCCGGAGAAGATCATGCCGCGTGCGATCAACAGCGTGGTGTTCCGCATCGCGGTGTTCTACTGCGGTTCGGTGCTGCTGCTCGCGCTGCTGCTCCCGGCGAGCGTCTACAGCGGGAGCGAGAGCCCGTTCGTCACCTTCTTCAGCCACCTCGGCGGCCCGCAGCTCAGCGCAATCGTCGGCTCGGTGATGAACTTCGTCGTGCTCACCGCGGCGCTCTCCAGCCTCAATGCCGGCATGTACTCGACCGGCCGCATCCTGCACTCGATGGCGCAGACCGGCGCGGCCCCGGCTTTCACCGCCCGGATGAACGCGCGCGGCGTGCCGTACGGCGGCATCCTCCTGACCGCGTGCATCGGCGTCCTCGGCGTCTTCCTCAACCTGATCGTGCCCGCGGAGGCGTTCAACATCGTGCTGAACGTGGCCTCCCTCGGCATCGTCACGAGCTGGGCGATGATCATCCTCTGCCAGATGCAGCTGCGCCGCTGGGCGCTGCAGGGCAAGCTGGCGCGGCCGTCGTTCCGGCTGTTCGGGGCGCCGTTCACCGCGTATCTGACGCTCGCGTTCCTGGCGACCGTGATCGTGCTGATGGCGTTCGACTACCCGACGGGCACCTACACGGTCGCCTCGCTGGTCATCATCATCCCCCTGCTCATCCTCGGCTGGTACGCCCAGCGCTCCCGCATCCTGGCCATCGCCCAATCCCGCGAAGGCTACACCGGCGCCCACCCCGTCATCGCCGCCCGCCGCCCCCGCCAACCGCGCAACGAGAGGTGA